From Lolium perenne isolate Kyuss_39 chromosome 5, Kyuss_2.0, whole genome shotgun sequence, a single genomic window includes:
- the LOC127300018 gene encoding probable galacturonosyltransferase 7 — MKGHHPAPLSPSPAVAAAKRRCSGMAAAVPALVLCSVLLPLAFLLGLHRTGYGSEERAAVVISTELGLGKHKHLDGGMKHKLLKDVSKMITSGSSGVSGERSSRSKSRNLSAKSKAEIKGDFSKNRGPHTQRRYELKDLSRRSMGTTVDGKENQGQEVVQEENPKSCELEYGSYCLWSVEHKEEMKDAIVKRLKDQLFMARAHYPSIAKLKHQERYTRELKQNIQEHERMLSDTIADADLPPFFTKKLEKMEHIIERAKSCEVGCSNVERKLRQLLDITEDEAYFHTRQSAFLYHLGVQTMPKTHHCLSMRLTVEYFKSASLRRELLNEKTLEDPAFFHYVMFSRNVLAASTTINSTAMNSKDSGSVIFHLFTDTQNFYAMKHWFDRNSYLEAIVHVINIENHNKLSKNVESIESQQLWPTEEFRVTFSNHSQPFQRQMKTEYISVFGHSHFLLPDLLPNLNRVVVLDDDLVVQKDLSSLWNLNMGDKVIGAVQFCGVRLGQLRAYIEEPNFNTDSCVWFSGLNVIELEKWRDLGITSLHGQLLQKDISVSHRLKALPRGLLAFQDLIYPLKDSWVQSGLGYDYGISRIDIEKAATLHYNGVMKPWLDLGIHDYKSYWRKYMTNGERFMAECNIH; from the exons ATGAAGGGCCACCACCCGGCGCCGCTGTCGCcgtctccggcggtggcggcggccaaGCGCCGCTGCAGCGGCATGGCGGCCGCCGTGCCGGCGCTCGTGCTCTGCTCCGTCCTCCTGCCCCTCGCCTTCCTCCTCGGCCTCCACCGCACCG GATACGGATCGGAGGAGCGCGCCGCCGTAGTCATCAGCACC GAGCTGGGTCTCGGGAAGCACAAGCATCTGGACGGGGGCATGAAGCACAAGCTGCTCAAG GATGTTTCCAAAATGATAACTTCAGGGTCGAGCGGCGTTTCCGGCGAGAGATCTAGCAGATCAAAGTCCAGGAATCTTTCTGCCAAATCAAAAGCAGAGATCAAGGGCGATTTCTCAAAAAACAGAG GACCTCATACGCAGAGAAGATATGAACTGAAGGACTTGTCGAGGAGATCAATG GGTACTACTGTTGATGGGAAGGAGAATCAAGGTCAGGAAGTAGTACAAGAGGAGAACCCCAAGTCCtgtgaacttgaatatggaagttACTGCCTCTGGTCTGTTGAGCATAAAGAAGAGATGAAAGATGCTATTGTGAAGAGGCTTAAAGATCAACTTTTTATGGCAAGAGCCCATTATCCTAGTATTGCAAAACTGAAGCACCAGGAAAGATATACACGTGAGTTGAAGCAAAATATCCAAGAGCATGAACGCATGCTCAGTGACACCATTGCAGATGCTGACCTTCCACCATT TTTCACGAAGAAGCTAGAGAAAATGGAGCACATAATTGAAAGAGCCAAGTCTTGCGAAGTAGGCTGCTCCAATGTTGAACGGAAACTTAGGCAACTACTCGATATAACTGAAGATGAAGCTTATTTCCATACAAGACAGAGTGCATTTCTCTATCATCTTGGGGTTCAGACTATGCCAAAAACTCACCATTGCTTAAGCATGAGATTGACAGTAGAGTATTTCAAATCAGCATCTCTTCGCAGAGAACTGTTAAATGAGAAGACACTTGAAGACCCTGCCTTTTTTCACTATGTAATGTTCTCCAGGAATGTACTTGCAGCTTCTACTACTATCAATTCAACAGCCATGAACTCAAAG GATTCTGGCAGCGTTATTTTTCATCTATTCACCGACACGCAGAACTTTTACGCGATGAAGCATTGGTTTGACAGAAATTCATATTTAGAGGCTATTGTTCATGTGATAAACATTGAAAATCACAACAAGCTCTCAAAGAATGTTGAATCTATTGAGAGTCAACAGTTATGGCCTACAGAGGAATTCCGTGTCACGTTTAGTAATCATTCTCAACCTTTCCAGAGGCAGATGAAAACTGAGTATATATCTGTTTTTGGCCATTCACATTTCCTGTTGCCTGATCTTCTTCCTAACTTGAATAGAGTTGTTGTTCTAGATGATGACTTGGTTGTCCAGAAAGACTTGTCATCTCTTTGGAACCtcaatatgggagataaagtgatAGGTGCTGTGCAGTTCTGTGGAGTCAGATTAGGTCAGTTGAGAGCTTATATAGAGGAACCTAATTTCAACACCGATTCATGTGTGTGGTTCTCTGGTCTGAATGTAATTGAATTGGAAAAATGGAGGGACCTTGGCATTACAAGTTTACATGGTCAATTGCTTCAAAAG GACATTTCCGTATCACATAGACTTAAGGCACTCCCTAGAGGTTTACTTGCCTTTCAAGATCTGATATATCCTCTGAAAGATTCTTGGGTTCAATCAGGTCTTGGGTATGACTATGGAATTAGCCGTATTGATATAGAAAAGGCGGCTACTCTACACTACAATGGTGTCATGAAACCTTGGCTTGATTTGGGAATACACGATTACAAGAGCTACTGGAGAAAGTATATGACTAATGGGGAGAGGTTCATGGCAGAATGCAATATACATTAG